Below is a genomic region from Erigeron canadensis isolate Cc75 chromosome 7, C_canadensis_v1, whole genome shotgun sequence.
TTTGGCTTATTTGATGAGCATGTCTTCTATTAATGCAACACGACTAAAAATAGTAACCAAATACTTTTTCACCTTGAATATAGTGAATTTCCGACATTTTAATCTTGTAATAATGGAATGCTTTTCAATTGCATTTATTAAGGGAACGCTTTTGAAAAGTATTAAGAGCATTTGGTCATTTGGTGTACCTGCAAGATGGTGTGAGATCGTTAATGTGACCTTCTTGGTCCAAACGGGAATACCACCCCGTCATAAATTCTGATACGTTTAAAGACGGTAtcatgaaaaaaaaatccaaaacagAGCAAAATTGAAAGATATAtaatccaaaaagaaaaaatgttaaaaacttatatgaaaaattttgaaatctatgaagaatttataaacaaatgacaaaatttaaattttgtgttaGAAGATTTTTAAAAACCTATACATGATCGGATCTACGAAATATCATGATAAACTTAGGTATTAGCGCAATTCTAAAGATGTTAATGTATTATTGCAGTCCACGGGATCTTTCTTTCACGATAGGAGCATCACTCTAGGAAACCTCTTGGGTGTGTCAAGCATTGTAGAGCTCTCGAGGAGAAGACACAAAACGGTATCAGAATCAGTATCATTAGGAACCAACACAAAATCAAACACGAAATTTAAACCTTGGTGTTTTGGTCTTTGTTTATGCCAAAGAGACAATGATGATGATATCGTCAACACTTCTAATAACAATATTATACCTCTTGGCCATTTTCTTGAAGTTGAAAGAAGGGCGGCTCAAGATATAAATCGACAAGGTCAACATAGTCCACTTATTTATGGACCGGATGAGCTCGCATTGGCTCAACCTTTCGGGGAGTCATTAAACTCCTTATTCTCGGATGGGCAAATCGTGCCTCCAACTATGTCAAGCCAGTGGCCTAATTCGGATACTAGTTATGGGAGAAGAGATGGAAGAGGGTTCATAACTCCatgtttttgaagttttttacgTTTCTTATATTGTTAAAATACTCAAATTCAAGTtactttcatgtttttttttttgaagttttttattttgtttgttaagAACTTAAGATATGGTGAGCTAGCATCCAAAGTTTTGTTCTCTTGTTTGGGATTTagttgcaacttttttttttcttttcttgaaagTGCTTGTTAATTAAGTCAAAGTTATACATGAtgatatttttttgttgttttaattagTCCCAATTACAATGAATACGTAGAATACCAAAGTCATCGATCTCAATAAGTCCATATCACCATACGGATTAATAAGTTGGATTTGAATAAATCCAAACCTTTCAATAACTTAGGGGGAGGGAGTCGAAGGCTCATCCCACTCATCTTATTCTAAttatccaatcaaattacttTACCTCATTTTAACCCTTCAATATtttttccaacctttttttaataacaaccATCACTCTCaaccttttcttcacattttaataatttatcttttacattattaactttacataattaacccttttaattattcataatatttttttaacctttttaaattttaaagtgagttttaaaaaaactttttattcaacttattcataataattcaagttatttacaaaaatactgagtataaatttaagttattcataataatttttttaacctttttaatttttaatcataagataaaaaaaactttttttaaccTTTATAAATGggttatttattataaaaaaagaaacacaaacaGTTTATAATACTTCTTTTTAGCCGATTTACATATCAATCTATAGAGGAGGGGTTAtttgagaatttaaaaaaaaaaaaactcaagaaccccTCTCCACCCTTGGATCCAAAAAAAATGGATGGATtagattataaaaataaaaaaaaaaccctcccAATACTAGAGGGGTATTTTTGTCACTCCTTTTTTCCCTCTCTTACTTTACTAAATTAATAGAATTTtatctaattcactaaaaaacttttattttacaaatcgtaaatcgttagataaaaagaaaagcatgggtagtcttagaattccgtcctctttcattagaaatgtaaTTCGACATACTTTTAACGACTTTTTAAGTTTCGTTTTTTTCCCATCACGtacatcttacacatgtgtaagttattaTTCTTTGatatcctacacatgtgtagaatGAACCTTTTAATGATTTTTACTTTTCTTACACATGTGTTGAAtgaatgaacatatgtacacaacaatgaaggttaagggcgaagccccgtcaatccatggcggagccatggtggccaagggcggagcccgtcagtccatggcggagccatagtggctaagggcgaagcccgttagctagatcacccatcactagtcactcctatgacctatcaccctctatgacctatcaccctatgacctatcacccccactagctttggtttatgaacatccttaagggcgaagcccgttccgaatcataatttttgttcaacctacacttgtgtaggatgaacctacacatgtgtatgattaacgtgatgaaaaaaaaacgaaatttaaaaagtcttcaaaaatatatggaattgcatctctaatgaaagagggcGAAATTTCAAGAgtacacatgttttttttttccgtctaacgatgtacggtttgtgagataaaaggtttttaatgaattagatatttttattaatttaataagaagagagagaaagagagagatgtAGATTTTTTTCATAATGACAATCATGTTCTTCTTGAACTTGATAAATGGAGGGCtaagattggttctcgcgtttctttattttttttagtggttctcaaaataactcacccatcagtctctctctctctctctctatatatatatatatatatatcaaacagTGGCTTCATCAAAACTATCGTATATATCTATCAATCTATAAACATAAAACGGAAACACAAAACAAGTTCGTGGTATAACTCATTCGCACAGAACAGAAACAAAAACAATGGAGCtttgtctttttttatatatacaagaaaaagccttgaagttcaaaaaatatacaaaacacCCCCCTAAAAATCTTTCATTTCACCCCCTGCAACGGTCAAGTTGTGCAGCCTTCACCCATCTCCCTGCGAGCTAGAAGCTCGCTCACCCCAGCTCGCAATCGTGGCACCCAGAGACGGAGCCATAAAATGTTTAGCGAGGggtcaaattttataaaaaaaattgtcataCTTATAGTATCtgagaatgtaaaaaaaaattgggctCTAACTCGGAAATAGAAAATGGACCCTCAAATGAATTTCCGTCTTCACAGCGGGtgtaacactcatatttaatcctagtttttttaataaataaaaaccacaCATGTCGCGTAAGAtctttttaaatgaaaatatatacaatcataatgcaagaaacccaaaaaatatatcttttatgaaataattggcttgtatatatatcttttctacataactataataatttgaaataaaataattttgtcacAAACACCTACACTATTAATGTATTACAACATTTATATacccaaacaaagaaaaatttttctttaaccttttttcaatttttatattaataattaaaacaagtTTTTTATTCTCTCAATTGAGAGatctatctcaaaattaatgtttCTATGACCAATTATTTGTAAAGAATAAGTTTATGATAACGAAgataatatttgtatgtatttcctatttattttttcttacttaAAAAGATTTACAAAATACCGTTTAAATACTAAAagattacattgtaccaaaattgaagTGGGGACAGCTGACCCCGCTGCCCCCATAGTAAATCCGTCCATGATGGCACCCGAAGCTCGCTGCAGCCCTCTCCATCTCGCACGTGAGCTCGTAGTCGACTCCCTCCCCCTTGGGGCTAATTAAACTATGATCATTCCCGACTACTTAATTCAATATGTCAATCTTATTTTctgcttcttcttttttaaatttattatacggagtatctttatattttttttttctaacaaacTACTAAGTACTGTGTATAAGAGTATTTTCTTTACACTTGGCCGTGTTTGAAAAGGTTAGCTAATCAGTAATCACACTTGTTATAAATGTATAGGTTTTACATAAACATATAGGTTTTACAAGTCCACATGATGGGTAAGAAAAGTAAAATCAGGGAGATACAGAGAACGTACGTAGCAAAGAAAATACGTTTTCTTAGACGATAATTTtgagttattttgtttaaaattgaaTTCTTCTAAGTTCTAAGCATGGTCAGATCATGTTATGCAATAAATGAACCGTCTTTTTAGATATAACGAAAAATTGACATATATGACATGTTTTCTACATGTTAACCAAGTCTTTGAGGCTATGGCTAACAAGATTCTTAAAAGTTTAACTATAGTAAATAGATTGTGACTGGTCGGTTTTGTTCAAGTAAAATTTTTGTGACACCTAAAACTCGTTTGGTTAATTAGAtgttaattatacatataaaaacaataatatctAACGTCTTAATtaactttattaaaataattagatGTTATTAAAACTAATGGTTGTTTCTGTTAGtatgtaaaattgtaaattcAACCAAGTGAACACTTTTagataatttacatttaaatgagtagatgtattatttttattctatttgGAATGGTAAAAGAGTAGACATTATTAAAGGTGAAGTATACCACTTTAACTAAAAGTAGACAAAGtagatttcaatcaatttgtACTCCATCAGTTCTATACCTTTCAAATAGCGTACTAGCAAACCAAGCAGTCATTTTGATGTTTgataaattaaagttttgtaATCAAAAAATCAATAAGATTCAAAAGTGGTCAAGATACATTAACTAAGTACACTGATTAAACTTGATCGCTTCCAATGTGTAATCTAATTAACTTCGTCGGATTTAATTTTCACCCGAATTGTAAAAGAGTATAACTGATCGTAAAAGTTATTAGTAGTATATGTTGTTTAAACTCTCACATTACCAGGCTTTTATGTGAGTTTAGTTTATCTCATTTACAAATTTAAATGGCATATAGCATGTTCAAATAatcaaattgaaaaatcaatttctttgaaataggaaatatattagattttagacatGTGTCCAACATTgaacacggggtttacgataatattaatattatattttcatacatttaattcataaaagcttataattttgaagatatacgtttctaagtgttataatttgcaagttgtagtacaataattacatgttcgtcactgtcattattagcttataatgatgaaattgtttctcatagtcattccacaagacacataCAACAATAATTAATCTATTCTAAATTTTTTCGAAACCTTAttatgattaaaattaaaaattaaaatataaacatatttgtgatccaaTACTTCAGATTcaagtatataaatttgatTATGATGCAGactcataacacgaataggtttattattaatcatatgtcctatgataattagataacaattaggattgttttcatattttttgagAACAATTAGAAATCTTGATTAGAGTGagaattgtaactttaaaaaattaaaataaatacattttgtaactttttctatatataagaaatttaaatttttaattgaaaacTACTTTTAAACTTTGTCACCTCAAAAGGGAATGTGGGATGGGCCCATGGGTGTTCAAATTCATGTATGGAGCTTTCGACATCGAATTACTTGTCTATAGAAGAAAAGTCTTCAAACCCATCTCGTTTTGGACCCACATAGAGGTTAAGGTGGCTCCTTCAAAgttgaaataaattataaacttaaaagTTTGAATAACAGAACCTTCAAATTTCTTTTATCAACAACGAGAAAAAGTACCGAGATGGTAGCGGTAATAGGTTATAGGatatgataagtcatagagtgtgatagccaaatactTTAGTTGTACGGGCTtcgccttcggatttaaaaattcgtcgaaagtatatcgaataacatctctaatgaaatagcacgaaatttaagaacacccatataatttttataatttatcgatatacggtttttgagataaaagattctgaatgaattagagtaataaaatgatatatgaagaagagaaaaaaaaatgagttgttgagatttgaggagagaggaaaaaaaatggTTGTGATTtaaagggtattataagtatattaagtagagatgtttaaattaataaataaaaaagatggatatattaagtatttaaaatccttaattaagattttttaaaatggtATTCCTCCTCTATAATGtattataaattatagataAGCGAAACTACGAGTTTCATTTAtcgtttatttttatttataccaTATATTATGGGAGTTAAAACTTTttgtcgataaaaaaaaaaaagttttatataccATGAATTCAAAAGCCATTATGTACAAAAATTTACCAACAATCAGTTTGGCGTAAACAATAATATAAGGATATTGTTGGAATGAATTGGTTAACCATACAACACATGTTCAAACCTGATGAGCTTAGCCATAACGAGGAACATGGTTCGTCAATCGGCAAACAACGATAACATCGCTGCTACCATTCGGTTAGGGTCTTCTGTAAAGAGAGATCGGGGAAGTTCACAGAGTGATAGAGAGTTCATCCGTTGTGGTTGGGGCCCACAACGGTCAAAAATTTGATCGTTaccttgtttttttaaaaaataaaaaatttggcCCTTTTTCAAACCATTATCACTATAAATACCCACATAACTATTAAGAAACACTATACAAACCATGGATCCAAGGAGCGTTAGAAAATACACCACCCCAACAAATAATCGGGGTACACACTACTATCCGTAACAAACCTCCTTTGCCAACCAATACTATTCTCAACCACCTCCGAATGAatattctcaaatctcaaccaccaTCCCCTTACGTTCCATAATCGCTTCTTCACATTACGAGTATAGTATGGATCCCCTTCCTCGGCCATTGATTGCCCAACTCTGCAGCTTTTCTAGGACTGTCGAGTTTCAACCATTCAAGGATGGTGATGATGACTTTATGGACGAGTTTGTAGCCGAAACTCAACAACAACCAActggtttttttaataatgttacttttttttttatctatgtacttactttattattaataatgtttatttttttatctacgtaattagtttattattaatacttatatttacTTTCATGTAGATTTGGATCAAGAAACGAAGATGAGGATGTTTAAGAAGTTGATATGTGCGGGTAGAAAAAGGCATTTGACGGGAAGCAAAAGCATGCAAATTGGCCACCGAAACAAGAGGTGGAGTTGGCACAAGTATGGATTCAAATCTCAGAATGTAAAAATTTCAGAATGAGCAAATGGCGGATTACTATTGGAAGCGGGTTCTCGAGCATTACACACATACTATGGGTTCCACATCGTGAACCATTCATGGTTTGACGGCGAAGTAGAAAACAATGAACGCCGCCATGGATCTCTTCAACGGATTGTATATCCAAGtagtataatttatatacttttgcTATCTATATACTTATTTATACACTTATGTTATTTATACTTATGTATatacttttgttattttatatacttttatctTCAATTTTGTAGAAACATGCTAAGGTTAGTAGGTGTAACGACTTGGACATTATGGAATCGCTCTGAAGCACTACAAGACTCGGACAAAGAAAGATTATGGTAATATGCCGGCATGCAAGGTGGTGAAGGATCACGACAAATGGGTCGGGCAATAATGTTTTCAAGATTGTAGGCATAGGAGGTTCGACTAGCGCTTCTTCAAAAAAGAAGTCGGGGAGTATGAATTGGCCAGCAACGACAACATTCTTCCCGACATGAATGAAGACCCCTCTCCCattgaatcaagaaaatcaaaaataaaagcaAGCTGCATCCTCTTCCTCGGCCCACAATGTGACGATGACATTAGCTCCTACGCAAATTCATTTTAGGACCTAAAACGCGAGAATGATCAATTTGCAGCAAAATTTTGGGCTACACAACTCGATGCGGTGAAGATGAAGGTTCGAGCACATCACCGATATCTCTATGCCAAAAAAACGTAAACTTACCAATAAGTACGGATGACAATgtaacttttaagttttagttctttatttttttaggaacttgttaaatgttttgttttttagtcttagattaaaaaaaattttaagaaaagtATTTAGGAAGTGTTTGTGTTTAgtgttaaatgtattttttatatattttttaatgaaatgttaTGTTTCTAATGTCATGTCGTTggtgttttttatatattagatttaaatgaaataaaaaagatgatgtggaaaTTGAAAAAGTTTTGTGAAGTTTGGTGAAATTTGGTAAAAGTTTAGGGTGAATTGAGACATTGAATAATGATGATATGGTATTTCTTTGACCTGGACATAGTGAGTTTGGCTACTTAGCAATTTATGCATTTGGTTTGCTAATAGAGTGGCCTTTCGTTATTATATTATCCCGAATTACTGAGTTTTACTCGTCggcaataaaaaataataatttaaccaGTGCTTGtccaagcctatggtaaaatcATATAATGTTGTAATGTAACTTTTATATCTATACTGAATTATGCTTTACCTAAATCCAAATTAGCAATTTCGCAAGGGACGAATCATGGATACTAGACCAATTGATTTATAAACGATAACGATTAGCAATTTATGATTCTGATATTAATTAGAGAATAAAAAATTGAAGAACGAGAACCAATCTCAACAGACATTTGATTCCGTTTGCCTCCATACGAGCTTTAGTACGTGTTGGCTGTACATAACAAAAGATGATTGTGCACATTTAATTAGAGTATTCACACCATTTTAGCCGGTGAATGGCCGATTGTAGAAAAAGTCAAGTGGTGCGTCGCATTTTACCTTATTTCGTGATTGAAAAGGATTATTCATATATACTATACAGTACCAGGATCGGTTTGGGATCTAAAGACTATTTGGGACCGGGATGACCTTTTGATTCGATACAGACGAAATACCAAGCTAATTGTCTCTGCTTCTCATAACTTAAACCtttcttatatatttaacttttataaaaatgtttgattCGGACAAATATACCGTTACTATAGTGATGTGATCGATGCTACACGGTTTAACTAGCCTTCATCAACATAGTTCTCTTGGCCCAATTCTAAGTTGCCACAACGAAAATGTACGTCGATCTTTTAGTATGAGGTGTCTAAGACTGTTAATCCACGGTCCAGACATATAAAGACACCCTAGCTATGTAGAAGCAAAATCGTCTATATTCATTTAATATCCTCAACTTTATATGCGAAAGAAAATGTATACCTCCGCAAAGTCTAAATTCATCATAACCGTCTTTTGAAGTTGTATTGACATAATAACGACCCTAGCAAGTTATTGATATCCACAATTTGACATATAAGGACAATAGTATTAAAAGAGGTGTCCGTTATCTATTAAATTATACCTTCACTATCTTGAATTAACTTTCATCACATACAGATGCACGATCTAGAACATGTAATATAcaatgttcaaaaaataaataaattgtaaaaCAATAGTACAATTTATCGGTGTATAAGGGCTCCATGGTCATAAAATCATAAGTGTTTGTAGCTCGAGTTTTCGATCTTGCAACATTTTCATGGAACGAATAAGCAATCTCATTTTTATGCAGGTGGGCGATATAGATCACCAAATTGGACTTGACCAAATCGgataatttcttttactttcctATATATCGTGCATATAATCGTATATATTGTTTGTAGGATAATAGATGGCGGTACTCATTGACGGAGCCAACAAGGAGGTTTGGCCGCTGTTTGGCCTCCTCAATCTTTCATTGCAAGTTTTTGTATAATGACCATTACTAAAGAAAAGGATTTTAGCAATCAGGCATCTCCTAAATCCCTCACTCGATTGATCTTCACATTTGGCCCCTCTAAACATAATACCTAGCTGGCTCTGCTTTTGATGGTATTAGAGCATgtctttttataaattttattattaaagatatgTCGTCTAATACATTTAAATTTACTTGATGAAAGATCAAAACTTATTACGAgtagtattttgttttctttcataTTCTTAAATTAATTCTCAAAACAACATTTGCTTATATTGGATACAAATTTCTTACATATGACTATTACCTAACCGTGCCTACGTATAGTTTTCTAACATATGTTGACACATACGTGTCTTGGGTTTCTTCTTCAAAATGAACTGAGACGTCCAAGGACCACAATTTCTTGACTAGTGTCACATTTGAAAACAATGGAAATTGAGGGGTGTCAAAAGGCAATCAAAGGTAAAACCCCACAAAACGTCAGTGTCTTGTTATTTCACCCCCACAAGTCAGACGAAAATTACAATTTGGTCCCCTAAAAATATGACCCAATCTCACTTGTCTTCATACATAAGAGGAATGAATACATGATGATCGTACAACAAATTATTGAAACCAACCAACAGACAGTGATCACATGACCAACCAGCAACCTCACACTTGTAGATACCATGTAATCAAAACTGTAAAATCATTGCAAAGAATTTGCACATCATGCTGTAAAGTTTATACAATACTATTGAAGTAAGCACGGTGAAGTGAAATTCTTTTtcatttgcttttctttttcaCCCTTATGCTTTAAAATAATGAACCTTTAct
It encodes:
- the LOC122607597 gene encoding uncharacterized protein At3g17950-like, whose translation is MAHQVEEGGWPLGLQPLNMRSVSFSTFISGSPSSLSHSSSDLDTESTGSFFHDRSITLGNLLGVSSIVELSRRRHKTVSESVSLGTNTKSNTKFKPWCFGLCLCQRDNDDDIVNTSNNNIIPLGHFLEVERRAAQDINRQGQHSPLIYGPDELALAQPFGESLNSLFSDGQIVPPTMSSQWPNSDTSYGRRDGRGFITPCF